In one window of Gopherus evgoodei ecotype Sinaloan lineage unplaced genomic scaffold, rGopEvg1_v1.p scaffold_40_arrow_ctg1, whole genome shotgun sequence DNA:
- the TYK2 gene encoding non-receptor tyrosine-protein kinase TYK2 isoform X3, translating to MLPSLLSGPEEMSLCQCAGKHSDSDMEGCCFSAGGGLKVYLHWSGEEEEQCQTYTQGVLSAEEICIDIAQKIGITPLCYSLFALCDVQARVWLPPNHVFEISKDTNLNLLFRMRYYFRNWHAMSDKEPAVYRNVPRQSDALEDKLQGGALLDKSSFEYLFEQGKYEFINDVVSLKDLQSEQEIHRFKNESLGMAVLHLSHMALKRGVSLEEVAKKNSFKGCIPRSFCRQIQQNSYLTKFRMRNVFRKFVQRFQRHTVSAGKLTEQDIMYKYLATLENLAPRFGSELFPVLSLETASEGEKSAESLPHRGYFGRKTRAKELDLKGPCRPVERSEAKWVRFCDFQEITHIALEDCKVSINRQDNKCLELVLPSYETALSLVSLVDGYFRLTADSSHYLCHEVAPPRLVMSVLNGIHGPMQEEFVFAKLKREEQDGLYVIRWSILDFNRLILSVVKRDRGQATPKYRQFRIQKRGSSFVLEGWEREFSTVRELMDVLKGCTLKSGDESFAVRRCCPPKPGEISDLIIARRVKDSTRQILNLTQLSFHQIRKNEITQRAHLGQGTRTNIYEGVLHVCGGAGGDDEAEYFSTEQNNNSREMHVVLKVLDPSHRDIALAFFETASLMSQVSHIHLAFVHGVCVRGSENIMVEEYIEHGPLDVLLRKEKGRVTVGWKITVAKQLASALSYLEDKNLVHGNVCAKNILLARKGLENRLLPFVKLSDPGVSFTVLSREERVDRIPWIAPECVQDVGSLSTAADKWSFGTTLLEICFDADVPLKERTPSEKERFYEKKHRLPEPSCKELAALISQCLTYAPSERPSFRTILRDLTQLQPHNLVDVTSVSPHFPVSDPTVFQKRYLKKIRELGEGHFGKVSLYCYDPTNDGTGEMVAVKSLKSGCSQQLLTSWKREIEILKTLYHENIVKYKGCCSEQGEKIVQLIMEYVPLGSLRDYLPKHNVSLAHILLFAQQICEGMAYLHSLHYIHRDLAARNVLLENENVVKIGDFGLAKAIPEGHEYYRVCEDGDSPVFWYAMECLKECKFYYASDVWSFGVTLYELLTHCDSSQSPPVKFIEMIGATQGQMTVLRLIELLDRGKRLPSPKDCPCEIYCLMKNCWESEASFRPAFKNLVPILKNFHEKYKAQAPSVFSVC from the exons ATGCTTCCCTCTCTCCTTTCAGGCCCCGAGGAGATGTCTCTGTGCCAGTGTGCGGGGAAGCACAGCGACTCAGACATGGAGGGCTGCTGCTTCTCGGCGGGTGGCGGCCTGAAGGTGTACCTGCACTGGAGCGGCGAGGAGGAAGAGCAGTGCCAGACCTACACGCAGGGGGTGCTGAGCGCAGAGGAGATCTGCATCGACATTGCCCAGAAAATCG GGATCACGCCGCTCTGCTACAGCCTCTTCGCACTCTGTGATGTGCAGGCCAGAGTCTGGCTCCCTCCCAACCATGTGTTTGAAATCAGCAAAGACACCAACCTGAATCTGCTCTTCCGCATGAG GTACTACTTCCGCAACTGGCATGCGATGAGCGACAAAGAGCCGGCCGTTTACCGCAACGTTCCTCGGCAGAGCGATGCCCTCGAGGACAAGCTGCAGGGCGGTGCGCTTCTGGACAAGTCGTCCTTCGAGTATCTCTTTGAGCAG GGGAAATACGAGTTCATTAATGATGTTGTGTCTCTGAAAGACCTTCAGAGCGAGCAGGAGATCCACCGGTTTAAGAATGAGAGCTTAGGCATGGCTGTCCTTCACCTCTCTCACATGGCTCTCAAACGAGGCGTCTCTCTCGAAGAAGTGGCCAAAAAAAACAG CTTCAAGGGCTGCATCCCGCGCTCCTTCTGCCGGCAGATCCAGCAGAACAGCTACCTGACCAAGTTCCGCATGAGGAATGTCTTCAGGAAGTTCGTGCAGCGTTTCCAGCGGCACACGGTCAGTGCTGGGAAGCTGACGGAGCAGGACATCATGTACAAGTACCTGGCCACCTTGGAGAACCTGGCCCCCCGCTTCGGGAGTGAGCTCTTCCCCGTCCTTTCCCTGGAGACAGCCTCCGAGGGCGAGAAG AGTGCAGAAAGCCTCCCCCACCGGGGCTATTTTGGGAGGAAGACCAGAGCCAAAGAGCTGGACCTCAAAGGGCCGTGTCGGCCAGTGGAGAGGAGCGAGGCCAAGTGGGTGCGCTTCTGTGACTTCCAGGAGATCACGCACATTGCCCTCGAGGACTGCAAAGTCAGCATCAACCGCCAAGACAACAAGTGCCTG gaGCTGGTTCTCCCATCCTACGAAACGGCCCTGTCCCTGGTGTCGCTGGTGGACGGCTACTTCAGGCTCACAGCCGATTCCAGCCACTACCTGTGCCATGAGGTAGCCCCACCACGGCTGGTGATGAGTGTCCTGAACGGCATCCATGGGCCAATGCA GGAGGAGTTTGTCTTCGCCAAGCTGAAGCGGGAGGAGCAAGATGGGCTGTACGTCATCCGCTGGAGCATCCTCGACTTCAACAGGCTGATCCTGTCGGTGGTGAAGAGGGACCGAGGGCAG GCCACCCCCAAGTACAGGCAGTTCCGGATCCAGAAGAGAGGCAGCTCCTttgtgctggagggctgggagcGGGAGTTCTCCACCGTACGGGAGCTGATGGACGTTCTCAAAGGCTGCACACTCAAGTCGGGGGATGAGAGCTTCGCGGTGAGGAGGTGCTGCCCGCCGAAGCCGGGAG AGATTTCAGACCTGATCATCGCTCGGAGGGTGAAGGACAGCACCAGGCAGATCCTGAACCTGACCCAGCTCAGCTTCCACCAGATCCGGAAAAATGAGATCACCCAG AGAGCTCACCTCGGCCAGGGCACCCGCACCAACATCTACGAGGGTGTGCTGCATGTTTGCGGGGGTGCTGGCGGGGACGACGAGGCCGAGTACTTCTCCACCGAGCAGAACAACAACAGTCGGGAGATGCACGTGGTACTCAAGGTGCTGGACCCCAGCCACAGGGACATCGCCCTG GCGTTCTTTGAGACGGCCAGCCTCATGAGCCAGGTCTCGCACATCCACCTGGCCTTCGTGCACGGCGTCTGCGTGCGAGGCTCCGAGA ATATCATGGTGGAGGAGTACATCGAGCACGGCCCCCTGGATGTCTTGCTGCGGAAGGAGAAAGGCCGGGTGACCGTCGGCTGGAAGATCACGGTCGCGAAGCAGCTCGCCAGCGCCCTGAGCTACTTG GAGGACAAAAACCTGGTGCATGGCAACGTGTGTGCCAAGAACATCCTGCTGGCCAGGAAGGGGTTGGAGAATAGGTTGCTGCCTTTCGTGAAGCTCAGCGACCCTGGGGTCAGCTTCACAGTGCTCTCCCGAGAAG AGCGAGTGGACCGGATCCCCTGGATCGCCCCTGAGTGCGTCCAGGATGTCGGCAGCCTCAGCACCGCAGCCGACAAATGGAGCTTTGGCACCACCCTGCTGGAGATCTGCTTTGATGCGGACGTCCCGCTGAAAGAGCGCACCCCCTCTGAG AAAGAGCGCTTCTATGAGAAGAAGCACCGCCTGCCCGAGCCGTCCTGCAAGGAGCTGGCCGCCCTGATCAGCCAGTGCCTGACCTACGCCCCCAGCGAGCGGCCCTCTTTCCGGACCATCCTGCGGGACCTCACCCAGCTGCAGCCGCACA ACCTCGTTGATGTCACTTCCGTGAGCCCCCACTTTCCTGTGTCGGACCCCACGGTCTTTCAGAAACGCTACCTGAAGAAGATCCGAGAACTGGGGGAG GGTCACTTCGGCAAAGTGAGCCTGTACTGCTATGACCCCACCAACGACGGTACCGGGGAGATGGTGGCCGTGAAGTCGCTGAAGTCTggctgcagccagcagctcctcACCAGCTGGAAGAGGGAGATCGAGATCCTCAAGACGCTGTACCACGAGAACATTGTCAAGTACAAGGGCTGCTGCAGCGAGCAAG GGGAGAAGATTGTGCAGCTCATCATGGAGTACGTGCCCCTGGGCAGCCTGCGGGATTACCTGCCCAAGCACAACGTCAGCCTGGCCCACATCCTTCTCTTTGCCCAGCAAATCTGTGAG GGCATGGCTTACCTGCACTCCCTGCACTACATCCACAGGGACCTGGCTGCTAGGAACGTGCTGCTGGAGAACGAGAATGTGGTGAAGATCGGTGATTTCGGACTGGCCAAAGCCATCCCCGAAGGGCACGAATATTACCGCGTCTGCGAGGACGGAGACAGCCCTGTCTTCTG GTACGCTATGGAGTGCCTGAAGGAGTGCAAGTTCTATTACGCCTCCGACGTCTGGTCCTTCGGTGTCACTCTCTACGAGCTCCTGACACACTGTgactccagccagagcccccccGTG AAATTCATCGAGATGATTGGTGCGACTCAGGGTCAGATGACAGTGCTGAGGCTGATCGAGCTGCTGGACAGGGGGAAGAGGCTCCCGAGCCCGAAGGACTGTCCTTGTGAG ATCTACTGCTTAATGAAAAACTGCTGGGAATCTGAAGCTTCCTTCCGCCCAGCGTTTAAGAACCTCGTCCCCATCCTGAAGAACTTCCACGAGAAATACAAGGCTCAGGCCCCCTCGGTCTTCAGTGTGTGTTGA
- the TYK2 gene encoding non-receptor tyrosine-protein kinase TYK2 isoform X2: protein MSLCQCAGKHSDSDMEGCCFSAGGGLKVYLHWSGEEEEQCQTYTQGVLSAEEICIDIAQKIGITPLCYSLFALCDVQARVWLPPNHVFEISKDTNLNLLFRMRYYFRNWHAMSDKEPAVYRNVPRQSDALEDKLQGGALLDKSSFEYLFEQGKYEFINDVVSLKDLQSEQEIHRFKNESLGMAVLHLSHMALKRGVSLEEVAKKNSFKGCIPRSFCRQIQQNSYLTKFRMRNVFRKFVQRFQRHTVSAGKLTEQDIMYKYLATLENLAPRFGSELFPVLSLETASEGEKVLLYVNGGHTQLEDGCASSPRDRPTTHEVLVTGTDGIQWRTVPVESAESLPHRGYFGRKTRAKELDLKGPCRPVERSEAKWVRFCDFQEITHIALEDCKVSINRQDNKCLELVLPSYETALSLVSLVDGYFRLTADSSHYLCHEVAPPRLVMSVLNGIHGPMQEEFVFAKLKREEQDGLYVIRWSILDFNRLILSVVKRDRGQATPKYRQFRIQKRGSSFVLEGWEREFSTVRELMDVLKGCTLKSGDESFAVRRCCPPKPGEISDLIIARRVKDSTRQILNLTQLSFHQIRKNEITQRAHLGQGTRTNIYEGVLHVCGGAGGDDEAEYFSTEQNNNSREMHVVLKVLDPSHRDIALAFFETASLMSQVSHIHLAFVHGVCVRGSENIMVEEYIEHGPLDVLLRKEKGRVTVGWKITVAKQLASALSYLEDKNLVHGNVCAKNILLARKGLENRLLPFVKLSDPGVSFTVLSREERVDRIPWIAPECVQDVGSLSTAADKWSFGTTLLEICFDADVPLKERTPSEKERFYEKKHRLPEPSCKELAALISQCLTYAPSERPSFRTILRDLTQLQPHNLVDVTSVSPHFPVSDPTVFQKRYLKKIRELGEGHFGKVSLYCYDPTNDGTGEMVAVKSLKSGCSQQLLTSWKREIEILKTLYHENIVKYKGCCSEQGEKIVQLIMEYVPLGSLRDYLPKHNVSLAHILLFAQQICEGMAYLHSLHYIHRDLAARNVLLENENVVKIGDFGLAKAIPEGHEYYRVCEDGDSPVFWYAMECLKECKFYYASDVWSFGVTLYELLTHCDSSQSPPVKFIEMIGATQGQMTVLRLIELLDRGKRLPSPKDCPCEIYCLMKNCWESEASFRPAFKNLVPILKNFHEKYKAQAPSVFSVC from the exons ATGTCTCTGTGCCAGTGTGCGGGGAAGCACAGCGACTCAGACATGGAGGGCTGCTGCTTCTCGGCGGGTGGCGGCCTGAAGGTGTACCTGCACTGGAGCGGCGAGGAGGAAGAGCAGTGCCAGACCTACACGCAGGGGGTGCTGAGCGCAGAGGAGATCTGCATCGACATTGCCCAGAAAATCG GGATCACGCCGCTCTGCTACAGCCTCTTCGCACTCTGTGATGTGCAGGCCAGAGTCTGGCTCCCTCCCAACCATGTGTTTGAAATCAGCAAAGACACCAACCTGAATCTGCTCTTCCGCATGAG GTACTACTTCCGCAACTGGCATGCGATGAGCGACAAAGAGCCGGCCGTTTACCGCAACGTTCCTCGGCAGAGCGATGCCCTCGAGGACAAGCTGCAGGGCGGTGCGCTTCTGGACAAGTCGTCCTTCGAGTATCTCTTTGAGCAG GGGAAATACGAGTTCATTAATGATGTTGTGTCTCTGAAAGACCTTCAGAGCGAGCAGGAGATCCACCGGTTTAAGAATGAGAGCTTAGGCATGGCTGTCCTTCACCTCTCTCACATGGCTCTCAAACGAGGCGTCTCTCTCGAAGAAGTGGCCAAAAAAAACAG CTTCAAGGGCTGCATCCCGCGCTCCTTCTGCCGGCAGATCCAGCAGAACAGCTACCTGACCAAGTTCCGCATGAGGAATGTCTTCAGGAAGTTCGTGCAGCGTTTCCAGCGGCACACGGTCAGTGCTGGGAAGCTGACGGAGCAGGACATCATGTACAAGTACCTGGCCACCTTGGAGAACCTGGCCCCCCGCTTCGGGAGTGAGCTCTTCCCCGTCCTTTCCCTGGAGACAGCCTCCGAGGGCGAGAAGGTGCTGCTCTATGTGAACGGAGGGCACACACAGCTGGAGGACGGCTGTGCGTCGTCTCCCAGGGACAGGCCCACCACCCATGAAGTCCTGGTCACCGGCACGGACGGGATTCAGTGGCGAACTGTCCCTGTTGAG AGTGCAGAAAGCCTCCCCCACCGGGGCTATTTTGGGAGGAAGACCAGAGCCAAAGAGCTGGACCTCAAAGGGCCGTGTCGGCCAGTGGAGAGGAGCGAGGCCAAGTGGGTGCGCTTCTGTGACTTCCAGGAGATCACGCACATTGCCCTCGAGGACTGCAAAGTCAGCATCAACCGCCAAGACAACAAGTGCCTG gaGCTGGTTCTCCCATCCTACGAAACGGCCCTGTCCCTGGTGTCGCTGGTGGACGGCTACTTCAGGCTCACAGCCGATTCCAGCCACTACCTGTGCCATGAGGTAGCCCCACCACGGCTGGTGATGAGTGTCCTGAACGGCATCCATGGGCCAATGCA GGAGGAGTTTGTCTTCGCCAAGCTGAAGCGGGAGGAGCAAGATGGGCTGTACGTCATCCGCTGGAGCATCCTCGACTTCAACAGGCTGATCCTGTCGGTGGTGAAGAGGGACCGAGGGCAG GCCACCCCCAAGTACAGGCAGTTCCGGATCCAGAAGAGAGGCAGCTCCTttgtgctggagggctgggagcGGGAGTTCTCCACCGTACGGGAGCTGATGGACGTTCTCAAAGGCTGCACACTCAAGTCGGGGGATGAGAGCTTCGCGGTGAGGAGGTGCTGCCCGCCGAAGCCGGGAG AGATTTCAGACCTGATCATCGCTCGGAGGGTGAAGGACAGCACCAGGCAGATCCTGAACCTGACCCAGCTCAGCTTCCACCAGATCCGGAAAAATGAGATCACCCAG AGAGCTCACCTCGGCCAGGGCACCCGCACCAACATCTACGAGGGTGTGCTGCATGTTTGCGGGGGTGCTGGCGGGGACGACGAGGCCGAGTACTTCTCCACCGAGCAGAACAACAACAGTCGGGAGATGCACGTGGTACTCAAGGTGCTGGACCCCAGCCACAGGGACATCGCCCTG GCGTTCTTTGAGACGGCCAGCCTCATGAGCCAGGTCTCGCACATCCACCTGGCCTTCGTGCACGGCGTCTGCGTGCGAGGCTCCGAGA ATATCATGGTGGAGGAGTACATCGAGCACGGCCCCCTGGATGTCTTGCTGCGGAAGGAGAAAGGCCGGGTGACCGTCGGCTGGAAGATCACGGTCGCGAAGCAGCTCGCCAGCGCCCTGAGCTACTTG GAGGACAAAAACCTGGTGCATGGCAACGTGTGTGCCAAGAACATCCTGCTGGCCAGGAAGGGGTTGGAGAATAGGTTGCTGCCTTTCGTGAAGCTCAGCGACCCTGGGGTCAGCTTCACAGTGCTCTCCCGAGAAG AGCGAGTGGACCGGATCCCCTGGATCGCCCCTGAGTGCGTCCAGGATGTCGGCAGCCTCAGCACCGCAGCCGACAAATGGAGCTTTGGCACCACCCTGCTGGAGATCTGCTTTGATGCGGACGTCCCGCTGAAAGAGCGCACCCCCTCTGAG AAAGAGCGCTTCTATGAGAAGAAGCACCGCCTGCCCGAGCCGTCCTGCAAGGAGCTGGCCGCCCTGATCAGCCAGTGCCTGACCTACGCCCCCAGCGAGCGGCCCTCTTTCCGGACCATCCTGCGGGACCTCACCCAGCTGCAGCCGCACA ACCTCGTTGATGTCACTTCCGTGAGCCCCCACTTTCCTGTGTCGGACCCCACGGTCTTTCAGAAACGCTACCTGAAGAAGATCCGAGAACTGGGGGAG GGTCACTTCGGCAAAGTGAGCCTGTACTGCTATGACCCCACCAACGACGGTACCGGGGAGATGGTGGCCGTGAAGTCGCTGAAGTCTggctgcagccagcagctcctcACCAGCTGGAAGAGGGAGATCGAGATCCTCAAGACGCTGTACCACGAGAACATTGTCAAGTACAAGGGCTGCTGCAGCGAGCAAG GGGAGAAGATTGTGCAGCTCATCATGGAGTACGTGCCCCTGGGCAGCCTGCGGGATTACCTGCCCAAGCACAACGTCAGCCTGGCCCACATCCTTCTCTTTGCCCAGCAAATCTGTGAG GGCATGGCTTACCTGCACTCCCTGCACTACATCCACAGGGACCTGGCTGCTAGGAACGTGCTGCTGGAGAACGAGAATGTGGTGAAGATCGGTGATTTCGGACTGGCCAAAGCCATCCCCGAAGGGCACGAATATTACCGCGTCTGCGAGGACGGAGACAGCCCTGTCTTCTG GTACGCTATGGAGTGCCTGAAGGAGTGCAAGTTCTATTACGCCTCCGACGTCTGGTCCTTCGGTGTCACTCTCTACGAGCTCCTGACACACTGTgactccagccagagcccccccGTG AAATTCATCGAGATGATTGGTGCGACTCAGGGTCAGATGACAGTGCTGAGGCTGATCGAGCTGCTGGACAGGGGGAAGAGGCTCCCGAGCCCGAAGGACTGTCCTTGTGAG ATCTACTGCTTAATGAAAAACTGCTGGGAATCTGAAGCTTCCTTCCGCCCAGCGTTTAAGAACCTCGTCCCCATCCTGAAGAACTTCCACGAGAAATACAAGGCTCAGGCCCCCTCGGTCTTCAGTGTGTGTTGA
- the TYK2 gene encoding non-receptor tyrosine-protein kinase TYK2 isoform X1: protein MLPSLLSGPEEMSLCQCAGKHSDSDMEGCCFSAGGGLKVYLHWSGEEEEQCQTYTQGVLSAEEICIDIAQKIGITPLCYSLFALCDVQARVWLPPNHVFEISKDTNLNLLFRMRYYFRNWHAMSDKEPAVYRNVPRQSDALEDKLQGGALLDKSSFEYLFEQGKYEFINDVVSLKDLQSEQEIHRFKNESLGMAVLHLSHMALKRGVSLEEVAKKNSFKGCIPRSFCRQIQQNSYLTKFRMRNVFRKFVQRFQRHTVSAGKLTEQDIMYKYLATLENLAPRFGSELFPVLSLETASEGEKVLLYVNGGHTQLEDGCASSPRDRPTTHEVLVTGTDGIQWRTVPVESAESLPHRGYFGRKTRAKELDLKGPCRPVERSEAKWVRFCDFQEITHIALEDCKVSINRQDNKCLELVLPSYETALSLVSLVDGYFRLTADSSHYLCHEVAPPRLVMSVLNGIHGPMQEEFVFAKLKREEQDGLYVIRWSILDFNRLILSVVKRDRGQATPKYRQFRIQKRGSSFVLEGWEREFSTVRELMDVLKGCTLKSGDESFAVRRCCPPKPGEISDLIIARRVKDSTRQILNLTQLSFHQIRKNEITQRAHLGQGTRTNIYEGVLHVCGGAGGDDEAEYFSTEQNNNSREMHVVLKVLDPSHRDIALAFFETASLMSQVSHIHLAFVHGVCVRGSENIMVEEYIEHGPLDVLLRKEKGRVTVGWKITVAKQLASALSYLEDKNLVHGNVCAKNILLARKGLENRLLPFVKLSDPGVSFTVLSREERVDRIPWIAPECVQDVGSLSTAADKWSFGTTLLEICFDADVPLKERTPSEKERFYEKKHRLPEPSCKELAALISQCLTYAPSERPSFRTILRDLTQLQPHNLVDVTSVSPHFPVSDPTVFQKRYLKKIRELGEGHFGKVSLYCYDPTNDGTGEMVAVKSLKSGCSQQLLTSWKREIEILKTLYHENIVKYKGCCSEQGEKIVQLIMEYVPLGSLRDYLPKHNVSLAHILLFAQQICEGMAYLHSLHYIHRDLAARNVLLENENVVKIGDFGLAKAIPEGHEYYRVCEDGDSPVFWYAMECLKECKFYYASDVWSFGVTLYELLTHCDSSQSPPVKFIEMIGATQGQMTVLRLIELLDRGKRLPSPKDCPCEIYCLMKNCWESEASFRPAFKNLVPILKNFHEKYKAQAPSVFSVC, encoded by the exons ATGCTTCCCTCTCTCCTTTCAGGCCCCGAGGAGATGTCTCTGTGCCAGTGTGCGGGGAAGCACAGCGACTCAGACATGGAGGGCTGCTGCTTCTCGGCGGGTGGCGGCCTGAAGGTGTACCTGCACTGGAGCGGCGAGGAGGAAGAGCAGTGCCAGACCTACACGCAGGGGGTGCTGAGCGCAGAGGAGATCTGCATCGACATTGCCCAGAAAATCG GGATCACGCCGCTCTGCTACAGCCTCTTCGCACTCTGTGATGTGCAGGCCAGAGTCTGGCTCCCTCCCAACCATGTGTTTGAAATCAGCAAAGACACCAACCTGAATCTGCTCTTCCGCATGAG GTACTACTTCCGCAACTGGCATGCGATGAGCGACAAAGAGCCGGCCGTTTACCGCAACGTTCCTCGGCAGAGCGATGCCCTCGAGGACAAGCTGCAGGGCGGTGCGCTTCTGGACAAGTCGTCCTTCGAGTATCTCTTTGAGCAG GGGAAATACGAGTTCATTAATGATGTTGTGTCTCTGAAAGACCTTCAGAGCGAGCAGGAGATCCACCGGTTTAAGAATGAGAGCTTAGGCATGGCTGTCCTTCACCTCTCTCACATGGCTCTCAAACGAGGCGTCTCTCTCGAAGAAGTGGCCAAAAAAAACAG CTTCAAGGGCTGCATCCCGCGCTCCTTCTGCCGGCAGATCCAGCAGAACAGCTACCTGACCAAGTTCCGCATGAGGAATGTCTTCAGGAAGTTCGTGCAGCGTTTCCAGCGGCACACGGTCAGTGCTGGGAAGCTGACGGAGCAGGACATCATGTACAAGTACCTGGCCACCTTGGAGAACCTGGCCCCCCGCTTCGGGAGTGAGCTCTTCCCCGTCCTTTCCCTGGAGACAGCCTCCGAGGGCGAGAAGGTGCTGCTCTATGTGAACGGAGGGCACACACAGCTGGAGGACGGCTGTGCGTCGTCTCCCAGGGACAGGCCCACCACCCATGAAGTCCTGGTCACCGGCACGGACGGGATTCAGTGGCGAACTGTCCCTGTTGAG AGTGCAGAAAGCCTCCCCCACCGGGGCTATTTTGGGAGGAAGACCAGAGCCAAAGAGCTGGACCTCAAAGGGCCGTGTCGGCCAGTGGAGAGGAGCGAGGCCAAGTGGGTGCGCTTCTGTGACTTCCAGGAGATCACGCACATTGCCCTCGAGGACTGCAAAGTCAGCATCAACCGCCAAGACAACAAGTGCCTG gaGCTGGTTCTCCCATCCTACGAAACGGCCCTGTCCCTGGTGTCGCTGGTGGACGGCTACTTCAGGCTCACAGCCGATTCCAGCCACTACCTGTGCCATGAGGTAGCCCCACCACGGCTGGTGATGAGTGTCCTGAACGGCATCCATGGGCCAATGCA GGAGGAGTTTGTCTTCGCCAAGCTGAAGCGGGAGGAGCAAGATGGGCTGTACGTCATCCGCTGGAGCATCCTCGACTTCAACAGGCTGATCCTGTCGGTGGTGAAGAGGGACCGAGGGCAG GCCACCCCCAAGTACAGGCAGTTCCGGATCCAGAAGAGAGGCAGCTCCTttgtgctggagggctgggagcGGGAGTTCTCCACCGTACGGGAGCTGATGGACGTTCTCAAAGGCTGCACACTCAAGTCGGGGGATGAGAGCTTCGCGGTGAGGAGGTGCTGCCCGCCGAAGCCGGGAG AGATTTCAGACCTGATCATCGCTCGGAGGGTGAAGGACAGCACCAGGCAGATCCTGAACCTGACCCAGCTCAGCTTCCACCAGATCCGGAAAAATGAGATCACCCAG AGAGCTCACCTCGGCCAGGGCACCCGCACCAACATCTACGAGGGTGTGCTGCATGTTTGCGGGGGTGCTGGCGGGGACGACGAGGCCGAGTACTTCTCCACCGAGCAGAACAACAACAGTCGGGAGATGCACGTGGTACTCAAGGTGCTGGACCCCAGCCACAGGGACATCGCCCTG GCGTTCTTTGAGACGGCCAGCCTCATGAGCCAGGTCTCGCACATCCACCTGGCCTTCGTGCACGGCGTCTGCGTGCGAGGCTCCGAGA ATATCATGGTGGAGGAGTACATCGAGCACGGCCCCCTGGATGTCTTGCTGCGGAAGGAGAAAGGCCGGGTGACCGTCGGCTGGAAGATCACGGTCGCGAAGCAGCTCGCCAGCGCCCTGAGCTACTTG GAGGACAAAAACCTGGTGCATGGCAACGTGTGTGCCAAGAACATCCTGCTGGCCAGGAAGGGGTTGGAGAATAGGTTGCTGCCTTTCGTGAAGCTCAGCGACCCTGGGGTCAGCTTCACAGTGCTCTCCCGAGAAG AGCGAGTGGACCGGATCCCCTGGATCGCCCCTGAGTGCGTCCAGGATGTCGGCAGCCTCAGCACCGCAGCCGACAAATGGAGCTTTGGCACCACCCTGCTGGAGATCTGCTTTGATGCGGACGTCCCGCTGAAAGAGCGCACCCCCTCTGAG AAAGAGCGCTTCTATGAGAAGAAGCACCGCCTGCCCGAGCCGTCCTGCAAGGAGCTGGCCGCCCTGATCAGCCAGTGCCTGACCTACGCCCCCAGCGAGCGGCCCTCTTTCCGGACCATCCTGCGGGACCTCACCCAGCTGCAGCCGCACA ACCTCGTTGATGTCACTTCCGTGAGCCCCCACTTTCCTGTGTCGGACCCCACGGTCTTTCAGAAACGCTACCTGAAGAAGATCCGAGAACTGGGGGAG GGTCACTTCGGCAAAGTGAGCCTGTACTGCTATGACCCCACCAACGACGGTACCGGGGAGATGGTGGCCGTGAAGTCGCTGAAGTCTggctgcagccagcagctcctcACCAGCTGGAAGAGGGAGATCGAGATCCTCAAGACGCTGTACCACGAGAACATTGTCAAGTACAAGGGCTGCTGCAGCGAGCAAG GGGAGAAGATTGTGCAGCTCATCATGGAGTACGTGCCCCTGGGCAGCCTGCGGGATTACCTGCCCAAGCACAACGTCAGCCTGGCCCACATCCTTCTCTTTGCCCAGCAAATCTGTGAG GGCATGGCTTACCTGCACTCCCTGCACTACATCCACAGGGACCTGGCTGCTAGGAACGTGCTGCTGGAGAACGAGAATGTGGTGAAGATCGGTGATTTCGGACTGGCCAAAGCCATCCCCGAAGGGCACGAATATTACCGCGTCTGCGAGGACGGAGACAGCCCTGTCTTCTG GTACGCTATGGAGTGCCTGAAGGAGTGCAAGTTCTATTACGCCTCCGACGTCTGGTCCTTCGGTGTCACTCTCTACGAGCTCCTGACACACTGTgactccagccagagcccccccGTG AAATTCATCGAGATGATTGGTGCGACTCAGGGTCAGATGACAGTGCTGAGGCTGATCGAGCTGCTGGACAGGGGGAAGAGGCTCCCGAGCCCGAAGGACTGTCCTTGTGAG ATCTACTGCTTAATGAAAAACTGCTGGGAATCTGAAGCTTCCTTCCGCCCAGCGTTTAAGAACCTCGTCCCCATCCTGAAGAACTTCCACGAGAAATACAAGGCTCAGGCCCCCTCGGTCTTCAGTGTGTGTTGA